One region of Eupeodes corollae chromosome 1, idEupCoro1.1, whole genome shotgun sequence genomic DNA includes:
- the LOC129943345 gene encoding uncharacterized protein LOC129943345: MIMSNKIIQSRTGIYVQESVGATTTGDGLDLRGYKSPVAQTYDNTEHNQEQNRSNSRNALNTNSKPLDSIISIEQDSKSDYDINIQSIKKYQRYERMKEEFLKLGFQNHEINAMKEALEEERKRRSAQNVGTTKQILEENTKIESVGLRIIDDSRALKNSLEDEQDRHFDEINLDPKLNFEQQPKFSAEKAAKTATGTFSPTKFVGHKDRNRDKGGNFGRKEIIPKTQLSKINKDDGSPKVIFISPAILAGARENDCACSMEKKREASHQLKQMEFGRIKNFAEARQRMGLSGEHIERSTTLDSQPEIQIGDDDDDDDGQSNTQNLIPSMNKYPFEVQILNKPHPFGELPEEVWFIMLDALETTIQDERATGADWLKIKPGQFKQRRLHVICENIESVKWLKTKMHLYNRLWQGADLYLTTNLVSFKRSKYKVDIRNYNLTSEEFFKIIKKQNNFPTEYWTLYYKDRQNDRFKAFFSVDPESAKRLEETNGFVYFFFEKIQFIYQIFK; the protein is encoded by the coding sequence atgataatgtcaaataaaataattcaaagtagAACGGGGATATACGTTCAAGAGTCGGTAGGTGCCACGACTACCGGCGATGGCTTGGATCTGCGAGGATACAAGTCGCCAGTGGCTCAAACTTACGATAATACCGAACACAACCAAGAACAAAATAGAAGCAATTCAAGAAATGCTTTGAACACAAATTCAAAACCCTTAGATTCCATAATTTCAATCGAGCAGGACTCTAAGTCGGATTATGATATTAATATTCAAtccattaaaaaatatcaacgaTACGAGCGAATGAAGGAGGAATTCTTGAAATTAGGATTTCAGAATCATGAAATTAATGCTATGAAAGAAGCACTGGAAGAAGAGCGAAAGCGCAGATCTGCCCAAAATGTCGGAACCACTAAACAAATATTggaggaaaatacaaaaatcgaaTCGGTTGGACTCAGAATCATAGACGACTCAAGGGCATTGAAAAATTCCCTAGAAGATGAGCAAGATCGtcattttgatgaaataaatttggatcCTAAACTAAATTTCGAACAACAACCCAAATTCAGTGCTGAAAAGGCTGCTAAGACAGCAACAGGAACTTTCAGTCCAACAAAATTTGTAGGACACAAAGATAGAAATAGAGACAAAGGTGGGAATTTTGGTAGAAAAGAGATAATACCCAAAACTCAATTGTCTAAGATAAATAAGGATGATGGTAGTCCCAAAGTGATATTTATCAGTCCAGCAATTCTCGCTGGGGCAAGAGAGAACGACTGTGCCTGCTCCATGGAGAAAAAAAGAGAAGCATCACATCAATTGAAACAAATGGAATTTGgcagaattaaaaattttgcagAAGCTCGCCAAAGAATGGGTCTAAGTGGTGAACACATTGAACGTAGTACCACATTAGATTCTCAGCCCGAAATCCAGATcggcgatgatgatgacgacgacgacggccaAAGCAATACGCAAAATTTAATACCTTCCATGAACAAGTATCCATTtgaagttcaaattttaaataaaccacATCCATTCGGAGAGCTTCCCGAAGAAGTGTGGTTCATTATGTTGGACGCCTTAGAGACCACAATCCAAGATGAACGTGCAACAGGAGCAGATTGGTTGAAAATTAAACCTGGTCAATTCAAACAAAGGCGTTTGCATGTCATTTGTGAGAATATTGAATCGGTAAAATGGTTAAAAACCAAAATGCATTTATACAATCGCTTGTGGCAAGGAGCCGATTTATATTTAACCACGAACTTAGTATCCTTCAAACGTTCCAAGTATAAAGTTGATATTCGAAATTACAACTTGACTTCGGaggagtttttcaaaataatcaagaaacaaaataactttcCCACTGAATATTGGACTTTGTATTACAAGGACAGACAAAACGATAGATTCAAGGCGTTCTTCTCTGTGGATCCCGAATCAGCGAAACGTTTGGAAGAAACAAATGGCtttgtttatttcttcttcgaaaaaattcaatttatttatcaaatttttaaataa